One segment of Triticum aestivum cultivar Chinese Spring chromosome 2A, IWGSC CS RefSeq v2.1, whole genome shotgun sequence DNA contains the following:
- the LOC123185476 gene encoding E3 ubiquitin-protein ligase PUB23-like has protein sequence MEGLPAQVEVPSYFLCPISMEIMRDPVTLSSGITYDRESIERWVFTDGHGECPMTKQKLGAADREPTPNHTLRRLIQGWCAVHAVERFPTPRAPIDAARVETIVDAARRGQDLLVASLRELADIVAESDCNRRCVESTPGAVAFLVSVVKKHAADDTPKPLESQEDQMFGSVVGPPRASSPEDVALSILYSLRLSEGSWKRVLERGDNFLDTMASALRRPSYLSRTHGIQLLKAAVSEMPPAQLTSASAELVEGVVSVVTDKLSGKAVKIALQVLCRLCLWGRNRVKAVEAGAVGALVELLLDECYGGSKRASELAIVVMDHLCGCAEGRLELVAHPAGLAVMARAVTRVSAAGTESAVRALHAVARHSATPAVLQEMLAVGVVVRLLFLVQTGAAGDRPRERAREMLKMHARVWRGSPCFTPQLDASYPS, from the coding sequence ATGGAGGGGCTGCCGGCGCAGGTGGAGGTTCCGTCCTACTTCCTGTGCCCGATCTCCATGGAGATCATGCGGGACCCTGTGACGCTCTCGTCCGGGATCACCTACGACCGGGAAAGCATCGAGCGCTGGGTGTTCACCGACGGCCACGGCGAGTGCCCGATGACCAAGCAGAAGCTCGGCGCCGCCGACCGGGAGCCCACGCCCAACCACACGCTCCGCCGGCTCATCCAGGGCTGGTGCGCGGTGCACGCGGTCGAGAGGTTCCCCACCCCGCGCGCTCCCATCGATGCCGCGCGCGTGGAAACCATCGTGGACGCGGCCAGGCGGGGGCAGGACCTGCTGGTGGCGTCCCTGAGGGAGCTCGCGGACATCGTCGCCGAGAGCGATTGCAACCGGCGCTGCGTCGAGAGCACACCGGGCGCCGTGGCGTTCCTCGTGTCCGTCGTCAAGAAGCACGCCGCAGACGACACGCCCAAGCCTTTAGAATCCCAGGAGGATCAGATGTTCGGCTCCGTGGTCGGTCCGCCAAGGGCGAGCTCGCCGGAGGACGTAGCTTTAAGCATTCTGTATTCGCTTAGACTCTCCGAGGGAAGTTGGAAGAGAGTCTTGGAACGCGGCGACAATTTCTTGGATACCATGGCGTCCGCGCTGAGGCGGCCAAGCTACCTCTCGCGCACGCACGGCATCCAGCTTCTCAAGGCAGCGGTTTCGGAGATGCCACCGGCGCAGCTGACCTCGGCAAGCGCCGAGCTGGTGGAGGGAGTGGTGTCGGTGGTGACAGATAAGCTTTCCGGGAAGGCGGTCAAGATCGCACTCCAGGTGCTCTGCCGGCTATGCCTCTGGGGCCGGAACCGCGTCAAGGCCGTCGAGGCCGGCGCCGTCGGGGCGCTCGTGGAGTTGCTCCTCGATGAGTGCTATGGAGGAAGCAAGCGGGCGTCCGAGCTCGCGATCGTGGTAATGGACCATCTCTGTGGCTGCGCTGAAGGGCGTTTGGAGCTTGTGGCGCACCCGGCAGGTCTGGCGGTTATGGCGAGGGCGGTGACACGAGTGTCCGCCGCGGGGACGGAGAGCGCGGTGCGCGCCCTGCACGCGGTGGCGAGGCACTCGGCGACCCCAGCAGTGTTGCAGGAGATGCTGGCGGTCGGGGTGGTGGTGAGGCTGCTGTTCCTGGTGCAGACCGGCGCCGCGGGCGATCGGCCGAGGGAAAGGGCGAGGGAGATGCTCAAGATGCACGCCAGGGTGTGGAGAGGCTCGCCGTGCTTCACGCCACAATTGGATGCATCCTACCCTTCTTGA